In Streptomyces sclerotialus, the DNA window ACCGGCCTCTACACCCCCACCGAAGGCACCGTCAGCTACAAAGGCACCCGCCTCTCCCCCAAACCCCACCTCGTCACCCAGGCCGGCGTCGCCCGCACCTTCCAGAACATCCGCCTCTTCGCCAACATGACCGTCCTGGAGAACGTCCTCGTCGGCCGCCACACCCGCACCAAAGAAGGCCTCTGGTCCGCTCTCCTCCGAGGCCCCGGCTTCAAGAAGGCCGAACGCGGCAGCGAGACCCGCGCCATGGAGCTCCTCGAATTCACCGGCCTGGCCGCCAAACGCGACCACCTCGCCCGCAACCTCCCTTACGGCGAACAGCGCAAGCTCGAGATCGCCCGCGCCCTCGCCAGCGAACCCGGCCTCCTCCTCCTGGACGAACCCACCGCCGGCATGAACCCCCAGGAGACCCGCGCCACCCAGGACCTCGTCCTCGCCATCCGCGACCAGGGCACCGCCGTACTCGTCATCGAGCACGACATGCGCTTCATCTTCAACCTCTGCGACCGCGTCGCCGTCCTCGTCCAGGGCGAAAAACTCATCGAAGGCACCGCCGACGTCGTCCAGGCCGACGAACGCGTCGTCGCCGCATACCTCGGCACGCCCTTCGAAGGCGCACCGGGCGACGAGGAAGCCGCCGAGGTCGACGCGGCGGAGGCACACGCCGCCGAAGCGCGAACGGCCGGCACACAGGCGCCCGGCGCGCAGGCACCCGAAAAGCGGGCCCCCTGGAGGCCGTCGGCCGAGGACCACACGACCGGCACCCGGACGGCCGAGGCCCCGCCGGGTCAGGGCCAGGACCAGGGCCACGCGCCCGACGAGAACGCCCCGAACGGAGACGCGCGATGACCGCCCTGCTCGAAGTCGAGGACCTCCGCGTCGCCTACGGCAAGATCGAAGCCGTCAAGGGCATCTCCTTCACCGTCGGAGCCGGCCAGGTCGTCACCCTCATCGGCACCAACGGCGCCGGCAAGACCACCACCCTGCGCACCCTCTCCGGCCTCCTCAAACCACTCGCCGGAAAGATCACCTTCGACGGCGAACCCCTCACCGGCGTCGGCGCCCACAAGATCGTCGAACGCGGCCTCGCCCACTCCCCCGAAGGCCGCCGCCTCTTCCCCCGCCTCACCATCGCCGAGAACCTCCAGCTCGGAGCCTTCCTCCGCAAGGACAGCACCGGCATCGAACGCGACATCCAGCGGATCTACGAGCTCTTCCCCATCCTCGGCGAACGCCGCAAACAAGCCTCCGGCACCCTCTCCGGCGGCGAACAGCAGATGCTCGCCATGGGCCGCGCCCTGATGTCCCGCCCCAAACTGCTCATGCTCGACGAGCCCTCCATGGGCCTCTCCCCGATCATGATGCAGAAGATCATGGAGACCATCACCGAGCTGCGTTCCCAGGGCACGACGATCCTCCTCGTCGAACAGAACGCCCAGGCCGCGCTGTCGCTCGCCGACCACGGACACGTCATGGAGACCGGCAGGATCGTCCTCTCCGGCACCGGCCAGGACCTCCTCCACGACGAATCGGTCCGCAAGGCGTACCTGGGCGAGGACTGACCACCGCGCCGAAACCCGTACGGACGCCCGTACCGACGCACGTACCGAAGCCCGCGCCGACGGGCGCGCGCATACGCCGAGGGCCGCACCACGATCATGGTGCGGCCCTCGGCGTACGTACCTCTCACCGCCTCCCGGCACCGCCACACGGCGCGCCCCGAGGCAGCCGGCTACTCGGAGGGGCTCTCCTTGTCCCTCTCCTTCTGCTTCTTCTCCTCGGCGTCCTCGATGACCGCCTCGGCGACCTGCTGCATCGACAGCCGCCGGTCCATCGACGTCTTCTGGATCCACCGGAACGCCGCGGGCTCGGTCAGCCCGTACTGCGTCTGCAGAATGCTCTTCGCCCGGTCCACGAGCTTGCGGGTCTCCAGGCGCTGCGTGAGGTCCGCGACCTCCTTCTCCAGCGTCCGCAGCTCCGTGAAGCGGCTCACGGCCATCTCGATCGCCGGCACGACGTCGCTCTTGGAGAACGGCTTGACCAGGTACGCCATGGCACCGGCGTCCCGCGCCCGCTCGACCAGCTCGCGCTGGGAGAACGCGGTCAGCATCAGCACCGGGGCGATGCTCTCCTCGGCGATCTGCTCGGCCGCGGAGATGCCGTCGAGGACGGGCATCTTCACATCGAGGATCACCAGGTCGGGGCGGTGCTCACGGGCCAGCTCCACGGCCTTCTCACCGTCTCCGGCCTCGCCGACGACCGTGTACCCCTCCTCCTCCAGCATCTCCTTGAGATCCAGGCGGATGAGCGCCTCGTCCTCGGCGATGACGACGCGGGTGGTCTGCGGCGGGACGTGCGACTGCTCGTCGGCGACGGGCTGCTCGGGCTCGGCGGCGCTCACGTGACTCCTCGTTCCAGGCAGGTGGTGCCCCACGAGCCTACCTATCTCCTGTATGTTTGGAGAACGGCGGGTCTCGACCCACCTTCCTTTGCAAGGCCCCGGTAGCCCAATTGGCAGCAGGCAATGGATTCAAAACCCATACAGTGTCGGTTCGAGTCCGACCCGGGGCACTTTACCTTCGATTCGAAGACCAGACCATCTCGGACTGATCTTCACTCCGTCCGGTGAACATCCCTTCGATCCGACCCGCGACGGCAAAGATCGCGCCACGATCTGCGATGTGTACGACATCGTGACGCGAAAGCGCGCCCTCTCCCTGCTGGACCGAGGCCACAGTCTCAACTCCGTGAGCAAGCAGACGGGAATATCCCGCGCTGCGATCCGGCAGTGGTGCGTACGCATCGAGCCGATCTCCCGCACCACGCAATGCCCCCGATGCGAACACGTACCGCGTCCGCCGGACGCCCCCGAGGCGTACGCGTACCTCCTGGGCCTCTACCTCGGTGATGGCTGCATCAGCCGTCATCCCCGCGGCAGCCACGCACTCCGTATCGCGTGCGCAGACGCGTGGCCCGGGCTCATCACCGAATGTCGTGAAGCGGTTTCCCGTGTGCGCCCTGAGAACAGCGTCTGCCGCGTACGCAAACAGGGCTGTGTCATGGTGACCAGCTTCAGCCGCCACTGGCCGTGCCTCTTCCCGCAGCACGGGCCCGGCAGGAAGCACACCCGATCCATCGTCCTCGAACCCTGGCAACAAGCCATCGTGGACGCGCACCCCTGGCAGTTCATACGCGGGCTGATCCACTCCGACGGCTGTCGGATCACCAACTGGACGACGCGCACGGTCGGCGGTGAACGGAAGCGTTACGAGTATCCGCGGTACTTCTTCACCAACAAGTCCGACGACATCAGGAAGCTCTTCACGGACACCCTCGCCAAGGTAGGCGTCGAGTGGTCGATCCTGGCACGCGGCTCGAGCCCGTTCAACGTCTCCGTGGCCCGACGGGCGTCCGTGGCGCTCATGGACGCCCACGTCGGACCGAAGTACTGAACCCGGCATGCGGGCCGGCGTCACTGCGACGGGTCGGCCTCGCCGATGTGGTGGACGCGGACCAGGTTCGTCGTGCCGGGGACGCCGGGGGGTGAGCCGGCCGTGATGATGACGACGTCGCCGGGGCGGCAGCGGCCGATGCGGAGGAGCTGTTCGTCGACCTGCGCGACCATCTCGTCCGTGGAGTCGACCGTCGGGCCGAGGAAGGTCTCGACGCCCCAGGTGAGGTTCAGCTGGGAGCGCGTGGCGGCTTCCGGTGTGAAGGCGAGGAGGGGGATCGGCGAGCGGTAACGGGAGAGCCTGCGGACCGTGTCGCCGGACTGCGTGAAGGCCACGAGGAACTTTGCGCCGAGGAAGTCGCCCATTTCGGCGGCGGCGCGGGCGACGGCGCCGCCCTGGGTGCGGGGCTTGCTGGTCTCGGTGAGCGGCCGCAGTCCCTTGGCGAGGATGTCCTCCTCGGCGGCCTCGACGATGCGGCTCATCGTGCGGACGGTCTCGGTGGGGTACTTGCCGACGGACGTCTCGCCGGAGAGCATCACCGCGTCCGTGCCGTCGATGACGGCGTTGGCGACGTCAGAGGCCTCGGCGCGCGTCGGCCGGGAGTTGTCGATCATCGAGTCGAGCATCTGTGTCGCGACGATGACCGGCTTGGCGTTGCGCCGGGCGAGCTTGACCGCGCGCTTCTGAACGATCGGGACCGTTTCGAGCGGCATTTCGACGCCGAGGTCGCCCCGCGCGACCATGATGCCGTCGAACGCGGCAACGATGTCGTCGATGTTGTCGACCGCCTGCGGCTTCTCGACCTTGGCGATGACCGGCAGCCGGCGGCCTTCCTCCCGCATGATGCGGTGGACGTCCTCGATGTCGCGGCCGCTGCGTACGAAGGACAGGGCGATGACGTCGGCGCCGGTGCGCAGGGCCCAGCGGAGGTCGTCCTGGTCCTTCTCGGAGAGGGCGGGGACGGAGACGGCGACGCCGGGGAGGTTGAGGCCCTTGTGGTCGGAGACCATGCCGCCTTCGATGACGCGGGTGCGGACCTTCGGCCCGTCGACGCCGGTGACTTCGAGGGTGACCTTGCCGTCGTCGACGAGGATGCGTTCGCCGGTGGTGACGTCGGCGGCGAGCCCTTCGTAGGTGGTGCCGCAGACGTGGCGGTCGCCCTGGGTGTCCGGTTCGACGGTGATGGTGAATTCGTCGTCGGGTTCGAGGAGGACGGGGCCTTCTCGGAATCGGCCGAGGCGGATCTTCGGACCTTGAAGGTCGGCGAGTACGCCGACGCTGCGGCCGGTCTCGTCGGATGCCTTGCGGACCCGCTCGTAACGCGCCTCGTGGTCGGCGTAGGTGCCGTGGCTGAGGTTGAAGCGGGCCACGTCCATTCCGGCTTCGACGAGTGCCTTGATCTGCTCGTACGAATCTGTGGCGGGTCCCAGGGTGCAGACGATCTTTGCTCGGCGCATGTTTCGACCCTATGACTTACCGGCGGGTAGAGACCTGTGGGGAAGTGACTGGCCAACGTCGGTGGGGTGAAAGGCTCTTGACAAGTATTGCAATGTGCGGGCGACCGCTCCTATGAGCAGCTTTCGAGCCTTGCACGTGCACTCGTACGCACGTCCGCACACTCTTTTCGGGATCTCTGATGATCGCCGTTCAGAGCGCGGGGCGCGTCATCGTGAAGCGCGCATTGACGTGTGCGTGCACGGTCTGCCGCTGCGGTTCGAGGTCGAGCGCGGGCGCGGTCTCTTCATGGGCTGCGCCTCCGTAGGCGGCGCCGCGGGAGCGGAGCATGGGGTTGCCGCCGGGTGCGGGGGTCTCGGCGCCGATGTCGGCGAGTTCCAGCAGGGCGTCGAGGCGGGCGCCGAGCGCCTCGGCGTATTCGCGGGCGCGCTGTACGGCTTCGCGTACGGCCTGCTGGCGGGCTTCGCGATGGGCAGGCGAGTCGGGCCGCAGGTCCCACCAGGGGCCGGTGACGCGGGTGAGTTCGAGGTCGGCGAGGCGGGTGGCGAGTTCGCCGAGTGCGGTGAAGTCGGTGAGGGTGGCGGTGAGCTGGACGTTGCCGTGGTACGCGCGAATGCGTTCGCCGCGGCCCTTGTGGGTGAGCTGGGGCGTGACGGTGAAGGCGCCGGTGGCGAGCTTCTCGACGGCTTCACCGTAACTCTTGACCAGGTCGAGGACTTCGGTGTTGCGGCGGGTGAGGTCCTGGAGGGCGGTACTGCGGTCGGTGCCGCGGGCCTGGACGGTGATGCCGATGCGGGCGATCTCCGGGTCGACTTCGAGGCACGCTTCGCCGCGTACGGCGACGCGGGGGACGTCCGGGGTGCCGTACGGAAGGGCCCCTGCGGGGCTTTCGCTGGAGGTGAGGGGGGTGGGTTCGTCGGTCATGTGGCGGGGGGCTCCTTCGGGTGGCGCGGTGCGGCCGCGTCCGGGGCGGCCGGTGCGTCTTTCTGGGCAGGTCCTCGCACGGCTTCTGTCCAGAGCCTCGCACGGTGGCCGGGGTTTGTCAGGCGAGTGCGGGAGCGGCCCGCGGTGTGGCGGTCATCTGATCGCAACCTGTGAGGGGTGTTGCGGGAGTGACGCCTGCGCCAGAATCTACGCGCGTTGTTCCGTTGTACCACCGGATGTGTACGACCAGATGTGTACGACCAGTTGTACGCCAACGGTTCGCAGGGATGCGGACGGTCAAGGAGAGGTCATGCCGCTCGATCGCAGAACGTTTCTCGGGACTTCCGTCGCCACGGGCGCCGGGGTCGCGCTGACGGGCGCCGCCGCGGCCCCGGCTGTCGCGGCGAGCGGACCGTCGGGCGCCCCGCTCGCCGCCGGTCACGGCCACGGCCACGGCCACGGCCACGGCGGCAAGCGGTACGCGTTCACCGTGATGGGTACGACCGACCTCCACGGCAATGTCTTCAACTGGGATTACGCGACGGATGCCGAATTCGACGACGCTGCCCACAACGACGTCGGACTGGCGAAGATTTCGACGCTGGTGAACGAGGTGCGTGCCGAGAAGGGCCGCCGCAACACTCTGCTGATCGACGCGGGTGACACCATCCAGGGAACGCAACTGGCGTACTACTACGCCAAGGTGGACCCGATCACCGGCGCGGGCGGCCCGGTGCACCCGATGGCCCGGGCCATGAATGCCATCGGTTACGACGCCGCGGCGCTCGGCAATCACGAGTTCAATTACGGCATTCCGGTGCTGCGCAAGTTCGAGGAGAACTGCGACTTCCCGCTGCTGGGCGCGAACGCGGTGGATGCCACGTCGCTGCGCCCGGCGTTCCCTCCGTACGTCATCAAGCGGATGCGCACCCCGCACGGCCGGGATGTGCGCGTGGGAATCCTGGGGCTCACCAATCCCGGCATCGCGATCTGGGACAAGGCGAACGTCCAGGGGAAGATGGCGTTCCCCGGCCTGGAGGAACAGGCCGCGAAGTGGGTGCCCCGGCTGCGTGCGCTGGGTGCGGACGTGGTGATCGTGGCGGCGCATTCCGGGTCGAGCGGTACGTCGTCGTACGGGGATCAGCTGCCGTACGTGGAGAATGCGGCCGCGCTGGTGGCGCAGCAGGTGCCCGGTATCGACGCGATTCTGGTGGGCCATGCGCACACGGAGATCGCGGAGTACCGGGTGAAGAACGAGCGGACGGGCCGTGAGGTGGTGTTGTCGGAGCCGCTGAAGTGGGGCCAGCGGCTGACCCTGTTCGACTTCGAATTGGTGTGGCAGCGCGGTCGTTGGTCGGTGGATTCGGTGTCGGCGCGGGTGCTGAACTCGAATACCGCCGAGGAGGACGGGCACATATCCGGTCTGCTGCGTGACGCGCACGCCAAGGTCGTTCGTTACGTGAATCAGGTGATCGGCCGCTCGACGGCGCGGCTGTCGGCGGCCGAGGCTCCGTACAAGGACACTCCGGTGCTCGATTTCATCGCGTTCGTGCAGGCGGAGGTGGTGCGGAAGGCGCTTGCCGGGGGTGCGTACGCGGATCTGCCGCTGGTGTCGCAGGCGTCGTGTTTCTCGCGTGCGGCGGAGGTGCCGGCGGGTGAGGTGACGATCCGGTCGATGGCGGCACTGTATCCGTTCGACAACACGCTGGAGGCGCGGGTGCTGACCGGGGCACAGTTGAAGGAGTACTTGGAGTTCTCCGCCCGGTATTACGTGCAGACGCCGTCGGGCGGTGAGGTGGATCCGGCGAAGCTGACGAATGCGGACGGCATTCCGGATTACAACTATGACGCGGTGAGCGGGGTGTCGTACGAGATCGACATCGCGCAGCCGGCGGGCCGGCGGATCGGGAAGCTTCAGCTGGACGGCAAGCCGGTGGATCCGGCGGCGCGTTTCGTGCTGGCGGTGAACAATTACCGGGCGAGCGGTGGGGGGAATTTCCCGCATGTCGCGAAGGCGGAGCAGGTGTGGGTGACATCGGACGAGATCCGGAATCTGATCATTGAGTGGGTGAAGCAGTCGGGTTCGATCGATGCGGCGCGTTTCGCGTCAGTGGACTGGAAGCTGACGCGGGACGGTGTTCCGGTCTTCTGACGGGCGTGTGGTGGCCGGCGGCTGGTGCGGGAGCCGCCGCCCGCCGGGCGTTCGGTGGTGGGGGTGGGGCTGCGGTGCCAGGCCGAAGGTGGTGAAGGCGGTGCGGTCGGGGAGGGGGTAGGGCGTGGTGCCGGTGAGGTGGTTGAGGATGACGGCGCTGCGCCAGGCGGCGAGGCCGAGGTCGGGTGCGCCGACGCCGTGGGTGTGGCGTTCGGCGTTCTGTACGTAGACGGAGCCGGTGACGCGGGCGTCGAGGTCGAGCCGGTGGTGGACGTCGATGCGGGGGCGGCCTGCGGTGTCGCGGCGGAGGTAGGGGTCGAGGGCGCCGGTGAGGGCGTCGAGGCTGCGTTCGCGGTAGCCGGTGGCGAGGACGACGGCGTCGGTGGTGAGCCGGCTGCGGGTCTGCTGGTGGGCGTGTTCGAGGTGGAGTTCGACGGTGCGGGTGCCGATGCGGCCGGCGGTGCGGACGGTGACGCCGGGGGTGAGGACGGCGTCGGGCCAGCCGCCGTCGACGGTGCGTTCGTACAGCTCTTGGTGGATGGCGGCGATGGTGTCGTGGTCGATGCCCTTGTAGAGCTGCCACTGCTGCGGGACGAGGGCGTCGCGGGTGGCTTCGGGGAGGCCGTGGAAGTAGCGGGTGTGGTCGGGGGTGAACTGCTCCAGGCCGAGTTTGCTGTATTCCATGGGCGCGAAGGCGGGGGTGCGCGCCAGCCAGTGCAACCGTTCGTGGCCTGCGGGGCGATTGCGGAGCAGGTCGAGGAAGATCTCGGCGCCGGACTGGCCTGAGCCGATGACGGTGATGTGGTCGGCGGCGAGCAGGCGTTCGCGGTGGTCGAGGTAGTCGGCGGAGTGGATGACGGGGAGCGTGGGGGCGTCGGCGAGCGGCTGGAGCGGTTCGGGGATGTGGGGTGCGGTGCCGATGCCGAGGACGACGTTGCGGGCGTAGGTCCGGCCGAGCGCTTCGGCCTCGCCCTCGGCGTCGAGCTGGGTGTGGTCGATTTCGAAGACGGCGTGTTCGGCGTTCCAGCGAAGGGCGTCGACCTGGTGGCGGTAGTGCAGGCCGGGGAGGTTTTCGCTGACCCAGCGGCAGTACGCGTCGTACTCGGCGCGCGGGGCGTGGAAGCGCTCGGCGAAGTAGAAGGGGAAGAGCCGGTCCCGGTGCCTGAGGTAGTTCAGGAAGCTCCAGGGGCTGGTGGGGTCGGCGAGGGTGACGAGATCGGCGAGGAACGGGACTTGGAGGGTGGCGCCTTCGATCATGAGACCGGGATGCCAGTGGAAGGCGGGGCGCTGGTCGTAGAAGGCGCAGGTGAGGCCGGTGAGGGGCTGGGCGAGCGCGGCGAGTGAGAGGTTGAAGGGGCCGATGCCGACGCCGACGAGGTCGTGAGGGGTGCGCGGGTCCGGGGCGGTGGCGGTGGTCATCGGGGGGCGTGGCCTTCCACTAGGTCGAGGAGGGTGCGCAGGTCGTCGGGGTGCGCGTGGGGGTTGAGGAGGGTGGCCTTCAGCCAGAGGCCGGTGGAGCCGGTGGCGCGGCCCAGGACGGCGTGTCCGTCGTGCAGCAGGCGCCGGCGGATGGTGGCGACGGTGGTGTCGTCGGCGCCGGTGGGGCGGAAGAGGACGGTGGTGAGGGTGGGGCGTGAGTGCAGTTCGAGGGTGGGGCGGGCTTCGACGAGGTCGGCGAGGGTGCGGGCTGCGGTGACGGTGCGGTCGACGAGGTCGGCGATGCCGCGGCGGCCGAGCGCCTTGAGGGTGACGGCGATCTTGAGGATGTCGGGGCGGCGGGTGGTGCGCAGCGAGCGGCCGAGCAGGTCGGGGAGGCCGGCTTCGGTGTCGTCGTCGGCGTTGAGGTAGTCCGCGCGGTGGTCCAGGGGGGCGAGGTCGCGGGCGTCGGGGACGGCGAGGAATCCGGCGGCGACCGGCTGCCAGCCGAGTTTGTGCAGGTCGAGGGTGACGGTGTGGGCGCGGTCCAGGCCGGTGAGCAGGTGCCGGTGGGTGTCACTGAAGAGGAGCGGGCCGCCGTACGCCGCGTCGACGTGGAACCGGGCGCGGTGTGCGGCGGCGGTGTCGGCCAGGGCGGGCAGGGGGTCGATGGCTCCGGAGTCGGTGGTGCCGGCGGTGGCGACGACGAGAAGGGGCTGTCCGTCGAGGCGTTCGAGGGTGGCGGCGAGGTCGCCGGGGTCGAGCGTTCCGTCGGGTGTGGGGACGGTGACGGGCGCGGGCAGTCCCAGCAGCCAGGCGGCGCGGTGGATGCTGTGGTGTGCGTTGGCTCCGCAGACGACTCGCAGGGGCGGCCCGGCGGGTCCGGCGGGGGCGGTCTGTGCCGGGTGGGCCGTGTGGGGGTGAGTGAGGGTGTGAGTGCAGGTGTGCGGGCGGCCGGGGTGGTCGGGGCCGTGGACGGCGCGGTCGCAGGCGCGGTGTCCGT includes these proteins:
- a CDS encoding ABC transporter ATP-binding protein, which produces MTTPTTATKNGGAVLEAAGVTMRFGGLTAVRAVDLTVAPGEIVGLIGPNGAGKTTFFNCLTGLYTPTEGTVSYKGTRLSPKPHLVTQAGVARTFQNIRLFANMTVLENVLVGRHTRTKEGLWSALLRGPGFKKAERGSETRAMELLEFTGLAAKRDHLARNLPYGEQRKLEIARALASEPGLLLLDEPTAGMNPQETRATQDLVLAIRDQGTAVLVIEHDMRFIFNLCDRVAVLVQGEKLIEGTADVVQADERVVAAYLGTPFEGAPGDEEAAEVDAAEAHAAEARTAGTQAPGAQAPEKRAPWRPSAEDHTTGTRTAEAPPGQGQDQGHAPDENAPNGDAR
- a CDS encoding ABC transporter ATP-binding protein codes for the protein MTALLEVEDLRVAYGKIEAVKGISFTVGAGQVVTLIGTNGAGKTTTLRTLSGLLKPLAGKITFDGEPLTGVGAHKIVERGLAHSPEGRRLFPRLTIAENLQLGAFLRKDSTGIERDIQRIYELFPILGERRKQASGTLSGGEQQMLAMGRALMSRPKLLMLDEPSMGLSPIMMQKIMETITELRSQGTTILLVEQNAQAALSLADHGHVMETGRIVLSGTGQDLLHDESVRKAYLGED
- a CDS encoding ANTAR domain-containing response regulator, whose product is MSAAEPEQPVADEQSHVPPQTTRVVIAEDEALIRLDLKEMLEEEGYTVVGEAGDGEKAVELAREHRPDLVILDVKMPVLDGISAAEQIAEESIAPVLMLTAFSQRELVERARDAGAMAYLVKPFSKSDVVPAIEMAVSRFTELRTLEKEVADLTQRLETRKLVDRAKSILQTQYGLTEPAAFRWIQKTSMDRRLSMQQVAEAVIEDAEEKKQKERDKESPSE
- a CDS encoding helix-turn-helix domain-containing protein, translating into MYDIVTRKRALSLLDRGHSLNSVSKQTGISRAAIRQWCVRIEPISRTTQCPRCEHVPRPPDAPEAYAYLLGLYLGDGCISRHPRGSHALRIACADAWPGLITECREAVSRVRPENSVCRVRKQGCVMVTSFSRHWPCLFPQHGPGRKHTRSIVLEPWQQAIVDAHPWQFIRGLIHSDGCRITNWTTRTVGGERKRYEYPRYFFTNKSDDIRKLFTDTLAKVGVEWSILARGSSPFNVSVARRASVALMDAHVGPKY
- the pyk gene encoding pyruvate kinase — protein: MRRAKIVCTLGPATDSYEQIKALVEAGMDVARFNLSHGTYADHEARYERVRKASDETGRSVGVLADLQGPKIRLGRFREGPVLLEPDDEFTITVEPDTQGDRHVCGTTYEGLAADVTTGERILVDDGKVTLEVTGVDGPKVRTRVIEGGMVSDHKGLNLPGVAVSVPALSEKDQDDLRWALRTGADVIALSFVRSGRDIEDVHRIMREEGRRLPVIAKVEKPQAVDNIDDIVAAFDGIMVARGDLGVEMPLETVPIVQKRAVKLARRNAKPVIVATQMLDSMIDNSRPTRAEASDVANAVIDGTDAVMLSGETSVGKYPTETVRTMSRIVEAAEEDILAKGLRPLTETSKPRTQGGAVARAAAEMGDFLGAKFLVAFTQSGDTVRRLSRYRSPIPLLAFTPEAATRSQLNLTWGVETFLGPTVDSTDEMVAQVDEQLLRIGRCRPGDVVIITAGSPPGVPGTTNLVRVHHIGEADPSQ
- a CDS encoding SIMPL domain-containing protein; translated protein: MTDEPTPLTSSESPAGALPYGTPDVPRVAVRGEACLEVDPEIARIGITVQARGTDRSTALQDLTRRNTEVLDLVKSYGEAVEKLATGAFTVTPQLTHKGRGERIRAYHGNVQLTATLTDFTALGELATRLADLELTRVTGPWWDLRPDSPAHREARQQAVREAVQRAREYAEALGARLDALLELADIGAETPAPGGNPMLRSRGAAYGGAAHEETAPALDLEPQRQTVHAHVNARFTMTRPAL
- a CDS encoding bifunctional metallophosphatase/5'-nucleotidase, with translation MPLDRRTFLGTSVATGAGVALTGAAAAPAVAASGPSGAPLAAGHGHGHGHGHGGKRYAFTVMGTTDLHGNVFNWDYATDAEFDDAAHNDVGLAKISTLVNEVRAEKGRRNTLLIDAGDTIQGTQLAYYYAKVDPITGAGGPVHPMARAMNAIGYDAAALGNHEFNYGIPVLRKFEENCDFPLLGANAVDATSLRPAFPPYVIKRMRTPHGRDVRVGILGLTNPGIAIWDKANVQGKMAFPGLEEQAAKWVPRLRALGADVVIVAAHSGSSGTSSYGDQLPYVENAAALVAQQVPGIDAILVGHAHTEIAEYRVKNERTGREVVLSEPLKWGQRLTLFDFELVWQRGRWSVDSVSARVLNSNTAEEDGHISGLLRDAHAKVVRYVNQVIGRSTARLSAAEAPYKDTPVLDFIAFVQAEVVRKALAGGAYADLPLVSQASCFSRAAEVPAGEVTIRSMAALYPFDNTLEARVLTGAQLKEYLEFSARYYVQTPSGGEVDPAKLTNADGIPDYNYDAVSGVSYEIDIAQPAGRRIGKLQLDGKPVDPAARFVLAVNNYRASGGGNFPHVAKAEQVWVTSDEIRNLIIEWVKQSGSIDAARFASVDWKLTRDGVPVF
- a CDS encoding lysine N(6)-hydroxylase/L-ornithine N(5)-oxygenase family protein is translated as MTTATAPDPRTPHDLVGVGIGPFNLSLAALAQPLTGLTCAFYDQRPAFHWHPGLMIEGATLQVPFLADLVTLADPTSPWSFLNYLRHRDRLFPFYFAERFHAPRAEYDAYCRWVSENLPGLHYRHQVDALRWNAEHAVFEIDHTQLDAEGEAEALGRTYARNVVLGIGTAPHIPEPLQPLADAPTLPVIHSADYLDHRERLLAADHITVIGSGQSGAEIFLDLLRNRPAGHERLHWLARTPAFAPMEYSKLGLEQFTPDHTRYFHGLPEATRDALVPQQWQLYKGIDHDTIAAIHQELYERTVDGGWPDAVLTPGVTVRTAGRIGTRTVELHLEHAHQQTRSRLTTDAVVLATGYRERSLDALTGALDPYLRRDTAGRPRIDVHHRLDLDARVTGSVYVQNAERHTHGVGAPDLGLAAWRSAVILNHLTGTTPYPLPDRTAFTTFGLAPQPHPHHRTPGGRRLPHQPPATTRPSEDRNTVPRQLPVH
- a CDS encoding pyridoxal phosphate-dependent decarboxylase family protein — translated: MPVPAPGAPAPGDSTPSHRDPVRTEPDTTTTGGEATPAEDDHEPQASARAGAVTVLDAPATGPAQASVSGTPLPATSTRVPAPAAAPGPTATAPSSPALAGGRNGPRALRPLLDTVLDALETGAAERGGPLPAGGPETVADSVQHACAPLLPDTGAGPHAALSTLVRTLAAGAADPADPHCAAHLHCPPLALATAADLAASALNPSMDSWDQAPAASELEALTTRALAELVHPHGRDADALVTTGGTESNQLAVLLAREHAAQEQEARDRTAREREAAAAAAEHTAREREATREHAARAHGAGTDATRDHGVRHTGGQLGVPTGERDGHRACDRAVHGPDHPGRPHTCTHTLTHPHTAHPAQTAPAGPAGPPLRVVCGANAHHSIHRAAWLLGLPAPVTVPTPDGTLDPGDLAATLERLDGQPLLVVATAGTTDSGAIDPLPALADTAAAHRARFHVDAAYGGPLLFSDTHRHLLTGLDRAHTVTLDLHKLGWQPVAAGFLAVPDARDLAPLDHRADYLNADDDTEAGLPDLLGRSLRTTRRPDILKIAVTLKALGRRGIADLVDRTVTAARTLADLVEARPTLELHSRPTLTTVLFRPTGADDTTVATIRRRLLHDGHAVLGRATGSTGLWLKATLLNPHAHPDDLRTLLDLVEGHAPR